One genomic segment of Gadus morhua unplaced genomic scaffold, gadMor3.0, whole genome shotgun sequence includes these proteins:
- the LOC115539083 gene encoding NLR family CARD domain-containing protein 3-like, with amino-acid sequence MEMNKEELADTLWGGSAAVECQHKIKSHLKKKFKCVSEGIPKAGNQTGLNDIYTELFITERGSGEVNEEHEVILIETASRKPAKEEIPIKCEDIFKHLPGQDQPIRTIMTTGVAGIGKTILTQKFTLDWTEGKANHDIHFTFLLTFRELNLLKEKEYSLVELLHHFFIETKEAGIYRYERFKVLFILDGLDECRLPLNFQNNQTWTDVKEPSSVDVLLTNLIRGDLLPSAHIWITTRPGAANRIPAECVDKVTEVRGFTDPQKEEYFRKRFREETLANTIISHVKKSRSLHIMCHIPVFCWITATVLEDILKKSQIQEMPKTVTQMYSYFLWVQSIQGDRKYHGRAETDPYWGPESRKIIFSLGKLAFNQLEKGNLIFYEADLAECDIDIREASVYSGVFTKIFKEECGIYRDKVFCFVHLSFQEFLAALYVFLSFINDEVNLLSEEPPTSGEDKLILLYQSAVDKAVQSENGQLDLFLRFLLGLSLETNQIVLRGLLGQTGTSSLTNTKTVSYIKEKIKGDLSPERSINLFHCLNELNDCSLVKEIQQYLTSGRLSGKSLSPAQWSALVFILLTSEEGLDVFDLKKYSASEEGLLRLLPVVKASKTSLLNACHLSERCCEALASVLSSNSSSLRELDLSTNDLQDSGVKLLSAGLGSPHCTLETLRLNSCHLSERCCEAMASVLSSNSSSLRELDLSTNDLQDSGVKLLSAGLGSPHCTLETLSVEHDGVWRLKPALKKYACDLTLDPSTAHRLLSLSVDNRKVTWVGEDQSYPDHPERFDSWPQVLGREALTGRCYWEVEWEGCVEIGVTYRGITRRGRGDDSLLGENNKSWSFYCYDGRYSAWYNGTETVLPLRPAGSTRVGVYLDQPAGSLSFYRVSPGGGGSSDTLTHLHTFWSS; translated from the exons atggagatgaacaaggaggaactggccgacacactgtggggcg gatctgctgctgttgagtgccaacataaaatcaagtctcatttgaagaagaagttcaagtgtgtgtctgagggaatCCCTAAAGCAGGAAATCAAACGGGTCTGAATGACATCTACACAGAGCttttcatcacagagagaggcagtggagaggtcaacgaAGAGCATGAGGTCAttctgattgaaacagcttccaggaaaccagccaaggaagaaataccaatcaaatgtgaagacatctttaaacacttacctggacaagatcaaccaatcagaacaataatgaccactggagtggccggcattggtaaaaccatcttaacacaaaagttcactctggactggactgaaggcaaagccaaccatgacatacacttcacatttctcttaactttcagagagctgaatttactgaaagagaaagagtatagcttggtggaacttcttcatcacttctttattgagaccaaagaagcaggaatctacAGATATGAACGGTTCAAAGttctcttcatcttggatggtctggatgagtgtcgacttcctctgaacttccagaacaaccagacCTGGACTGATGTCAAAGAGCCGtcctcggtggacgtgctgctgacaaacctcatcaggggcgacctgcttccctccgctcacatctggataaccacacgccctgggGCAGCCAAtcggatccctgctgagtgtgttgacaaggttacagaggtgagggggttcaccgacccacagaaggaggagtacttcaggaaaagattcagagaggagacgcTGGCCAACACAATaatctcccacgtcaagaaatcaagaagcctccacatcatgtgtcacatcccagtcttctgttggatcactgctacagttctggaggacatcttaaAAAAATCCCAGATAcaagagatgcccaagaccgtgactcagatgtacagctacTTCCTTTGGGTTCAGTcgatacagggggacaggaagtatcatgggagagctgaaacgGATCCATACTGGGGTCCAGAGAGCAGGAAGATAATTTTTTCcttgggaaaactggctttcaACCAGCTGGaaaaaggcaacctgatcttctacgaggcagacctggcagagtgtgacatcgatatcagagAAGCCTCAGTGTACTCTGGAGTGTTCACcaagatctttaaagaggagtgtgggatCTACcgggacaaggtgttctgctttgtccatctgagcttccaggagtttctggctgccctttatgtctttctgtccttcatcaacGATGaggtcaatctgctctcagaagaaccacccACCTCTGGGGAAGATAAACTcatcctcctctaccagagtgctgtggacaaggccgtACAGAGTGAGAATGGACAACTGGACTTGTttctccgcttcctcctgggcctctctctggagaccaatcagattgtcctacgaggtctgctgggacagacaggaactagctcactgaccaatacaaaaacagtgtcttacatcaaggagaagataaagGGAGATctatctccagagagaagcatcaatctgttccactgtctgaatgagctgaacgactgttctctagtgaaggagatccaacagtacctgacatcaggaagactCTCCGGAaaatctctctcccctgctcagtggtcagctctggtcttcatcctactgacatcagaagagggactggacgtgtttgacctgaagaaatactctgcttcagaggagggtcttctgaggctgctgccagtggtcaaagcctctaaaacatctct GCTCAATgcctgtcatctgtcagagagatgctgtgaagctctggcctcagttctcagctccaactcgtCTAGTCttagagagctggacctgagtaccaatgatctgcaggattcaggagtgaagttgctctctgctggactggggagtccacactgtacactggaaactctcag gCTGAATAGCTGTCAtttgtcagagagatgctgtgaagctatggcctcagttctcagctccaactcctctagtctgagagagctggacctgagtaccaatgatctgcaggattcaggagtgaagttgctctctgctggactggggagtccacactgtacactggaaactctcag tgtggagcacgatggagtgtggaggctgaaaccagctctaaagaagt atgcctgtgacctcacactggaccccagcACGGCCCAcagactcctctctctgtctgtggacaacaggaaggtgacgtgggttggagaggaccagtcgtatccggatcacccagagagatttgactcctggccccaggtgttgggtagagaggctctgactggccgctgttactgggaggtagagtgggaaggatgtgttgagataggagtgacatacagaggaatcacaaggagaggacggGGTGATGACAGCCTGCTTGGagagaacaacaagtcctggagtttttattgttatgatggtcgttactctgcctggtacaacggtacagagacagtcctccctctccgccccgctggctccaccagagtaggagtgtatctggaccagcctgctggctctctgtccttctacagagtgtccccaggtggaggagggtcctcagacacactgacacacctccacaccttctggtcctcc